One window from the genome of Alnus glutinosa chromosome 13, dhAlnGlut1.1, whole genome shotgun sequence encodes:
- the LOC133854863 gene encoding hydroquinone glucosyltransferase-like, with translation MQHSQQEPPHVAIVPTPGMGHLIPLVELAKRLVVHHDFLVTLLIPTDGSPMKPQKAVLEALPNAISAIFLPPVSLDDLSEDIMMEARISLTLTRSLPALRDSFKVLAESSRLVALVVDLFGTEAFDVAKEFGVSSYLLFPTTAMVLSLVFYLPELDETYSCEYRDLPEPVKLPGCVPVHGTDLIDPIQDRKNEVYKGILQMAKRYPLAAGIMVNSFLDLEPGSFKALMEGKEGRPPVYPVGPLVQSGSDHGAYGSECLRWLDEQPNNSVLFVSFGSGGTLSHEQLHELALGLEMSGQRFLWVIRSPHEKAANATYFSVQSIKDPLDFLPDGFLERTKRVGLVVPSWAPQVQVLKHGSTGGFLTHCGWNSTLESILHGVPLIAWPLYAEQRMNSLLLADDLKVALRVKVNDKGLVGHEDISNYARCLIEGEEGKLLKSKMKELKIAADRALSEEGSSTKSLAEVAQVWKSHN, from the coding sequence ATGCAACACTCCCAGCAGGAACCACCCCACGTAGCCATTGTGCCCACTCCAGGGATGGGCCATCTCATCCCACTAGTTGAGCTCGCCAAGCGACTCGTCGTCCACCACGATTTCCTGGTCACCTTACTCATCCCCACAGATGGCTCACCCATGAAACCTCAAAAGGCCGTCCTTGAAGCCCTACCCAACGCCATATCCGCCATATTTCTTCCTCCCGTGAGCCTGGACGACCTCTCCGAGGACATTATGATGGAGGCTCGGATCTCACTCACCCTGACTCGGTCCCTCCCTGCCCTAAGAGACTCTTTCAAGGTCTTAGCCGAGTCATCTCGGCTAGTGGCCTTGGTGGTTGATTTATTTGGTACGGAGGCCTTTGATGTGGCTAAAGAATTCGGTGTTTCTTCCTACCTACTTTTCCCTACAACCGCGATGGTTTTGTCGTTGGTCTTTTACTTACCAGAGCTTGATGAAACATACTCTTGTGAGTACAGAGACTTGCCGGAACCGGTCAAATTACCTGGTTGTGTGCCGGTCCATGGGACGGATCTGATAGACCCGATTCAAGATAGAAAGAATGAGGTCTATAAAGGGATTCTACAAATGGCCAAACGATACCCTCTTGCTGCTGGAATTATGGTTAATAGCTTTTTGGATTTGGAACCAGGTTCTTTTAAAGCTTTGATGGAAGGAAAAGAGGGGAGGCCACCTGTTTACCCAGTTGGACCACTAGTTCAGTCAGGTTCAGATCATGGGGCTTACGGTTCGGAGTGTTTGAGGTGGTTGGATGAGCAGCCAAATAACTCAGTGTTATTTGTTTCATTTGGTAGTGGTGGGACGCTCTCACATGAGCAGCTACATGAATTGGCCTTAGGACTTGAAATGAGTGGACAAAGATTTCTTTGGGTTATCAGGAGCCCACATGAGAAAGCTGCCAATGCAACTTACTTCAGCGTACAAAGCATTAAGGATCCTTTGGATTTTCTTCCCGACGGGTTCTTGGAGAGGACCAAAAGGGTGGGTCTAGTGGTGCCCTCTTGGGCTCCTCAGGTGCAGGTCCTAAAGCATGGCTCCACGGGCGGGTTTTTGACCCATTGCGGGTGGAATTCAACCCTGGAAAGCATTTTGCATGGCGTGCCGTTGATTGCTTGGCCACTCTACGCGGAGCAAAGGATGAACTCCCTACTGCTAGCTGACGATTTGAAGGTTGCTTTGAGGGTCAAAGTCAATGACAAGGGTCTAGTGGGACACGAAGATATTTCAAACTACGCAAGATGCCTAAttgaaggagaagaaggaaaattGCTCAAGAGCAAAATGAAAGAACTAAAGATTGCAGCTGATAGGGCTTTGAGCGAAGAAGGGTCGTCAACAAAATCACTGGCGGAGGTGGCTCAGGTGTGGAAGAGTCACAATTAA